In Mustela lutreola isolate mMusLut2 chromosome 16, mMusLut2.pri, whole genome shotgun sequence, the genomic window TTAAGGGGGCTGAATGGCTTTTATAGGAACACAGAGCAGAAGCAAGGTTCTGACCCTTCTTCAGGAGCTGAGAATGCATTCACTTACTGAGAAACTTCTTGTTAAGAAGGAGAGAGCCAGAGCCATTCCAGTGCTTATCCACAAGCTCCAAGAGCTGTCTGAGGACAGTGGCCACATGAGAGGTTCTGGCAGAGATCGGCGGACTGTGGTTTCCTGGCAAACCATGCAAACTGCCCAGGTCACTAGAGAGAggctcaagaaagaaaaaaaaaaaacaccaccaaccATTTGTCATTCTTACACAATATGGGAAGTAAGATTCTGGACATTTAAGgtgttaacattaaaaaaaaaaaaaggtggtttgATCTCTCAGTTtggatttaaaaagaatgttatttATGTCCAAGCAAATATAGTAGTATATCCAAGGATAATTTCAAAGATAACAGTACACTCTATCATAATCAGTAgagatttttagaagaaaacattaagtTTTGACACCTAGAACTATGGCTCAGTATATTAAGTTATGTAGTATAAAAAGATTAAACTtgcagaacattttaaaaacattttacaggggtgcctgggtggctcagtgggttaagcctctgccttcagctcaggtcatgatcctagggtcctgggatcaagccccacatcgggctctctgctcggcagggatcctgcttcctcctctctctctacctgccttctcttctgcctacttgtgatctctctctgtcaaataaataaataaaatcttaaaaaaaattttacagatCACAAAATggggagcatttaaaaaaattttttagtttacTTAAGTAAACTCTATATCCAATATGatgttcaaactcatgaccctgatatcagtagtcacatgctctactgactgagccaacgaGACCTGCCAAAAATgcgggttattttattttaagacactgatttattttagaaagagagagcatgaggggaagggtagaaggagagagaatctcaaacataCATGCTCAGCATGCATCCTGATATAAGGCTCAATCCCAatgacaccgagatcatgacctgagatgaaatcaagtcagatgcttaaccaacattgccacctaggcacccctggggagtattttaaaaattgtaactcATAAGTTTATATTTAGTATGTTAACATATAGTAAACATAAATGTTCTATAacatttgaaagattttattgattttagagagagagagagaaagagagagaacatggccacaggggaaaggaagaggaagaggaaaaagcaaactccccactgagcagggagccagacacagggattccaggaccctcggatcataacctgagccaaaggcagatggttaactgagccacccagatgcccctgtaatattttaaatgttatatgtTAAATGTTAGTGTTGGACCTACTACTAAAGACACTTTTTATTCAGTAAGAATCTTATATAGAAATATGTATAGGTAGATCTGTCcagtaaatgaatttaaaaaactgtgaataattttaaaatttaagattttggggtgcctgggtggctcagagggttaaagcctctgccttcggttcaggtcatgatcctagccccacattgggctctctgctcggcagggagcttgcttcctcctctttctgcctgcctttctgcctacttgtgatctctgtcaagtaaataaataaaatcttttttaaaaagttaagaaaaatttaagattttaagattataAACATTAGAGCTACAGAGTTCATTCTTCAGCCAACTCAGAGCCCCTGGCAACTTCTGTATTCCCTGCTGTGGTAAACTCTGTCTGCCACTTCTTATCATCAGAGTATGTTCCCACAAAATTTATACTCTGGAAGTAGATTGGCGAATGTTCTCACtgtaacagaaatgagaaaatgcagcAGAAGGGGAATGCTTTTCCCAAGGACAATAGAGCACAGGCTTTGGCCTGGTAGTATTAACCACTGGCCTCTGAAAATCCCTTTGAATTTGTAGTACCCTTGGTCAGAATCACTACTACCCTCAACAGGTCTTGGATGTGATGTGTTTGATGAACAAGCACAAACAAACCAATACTTGCCTCGCTTCCCGTAGCATCTCTGAAACCAGTCTTTGGATTCAGGGTGGCAAGAATATTGTCCTTCTGCTTGAATCCTCTCCTCGATGGGCTTAATGACCTCTTGGTCAGATTCTCTCTGTGTTCAGAGGTCCCAGTAGGCAACAGCAGTGTCCGTAGAGAGTCTCCCAGGGCGGAGTTGTTTGGGAAAGATCCATGTGCTGGTGTTACATCACTGAGACTGGTAGATAATTGTTGCTCTACATTAACAAGCAGAGCAGGGTCACTGTTGAAATGTGTTGTGGCATACAGATCTGTGAAGGAAACAGGCTGGGAGATGACCCTGCCTTTCAGCTCCTTCATGTCTTACTTTCAACCCTACCCCACCAGAAGTCCAATGGTCATAATAACCTCTCCCTACTATACTATACACCTTCAACTCTATGGATCCTTTTTCTCCCCGCCTCCACCTGAAAATACCCAACTCTGGCTAAATCCAACTGTCCACATACTACAAGCCTACATGAGAGCAGTAGGCAAGGGGTGGAGAATAACATGCATCTCTTCTGTCTTCACTACTGTGAAGTAGTATGTGAAGTGTATTGCTCCGACTGTGGCCAGAGAAGGCTAGACGTTACTAGAAATATGTCCTGGCATGATATTTAGCTATAAGAGTACATAGCTATGAAGCTTACATTTCTgcatattttctttaatgatatatCTATATGTTAAACTCATATCCTGCAAATTTCTGGAAGTTTCATTGGCTACTGATACcccaaaatcaaattttaaaaatgctaatgcAATTTAAGAAATGTTAACTCCCCAAGATCTTCAGTTATACCTCTATCTCATGACTAGGAAAAAGGCCTATAAACTCACAGGAAGCTATTACCTGAACTAAGCTTCAAAAGCCTTCCGGTGCTAGAGTCAGGGTTTGACAGAGAAGTCAGTAAGTCTCCACAGGAATGGGATGTGGTGGCCTTCATGTCATTTGAAGGCCTTATGCTATATTCACGGTAGTTCTTGATTCTCTGAGGCCTTTTTCCAAGACTTCCATGCAGGGACAGATTGTGAGAATAATGACAATCATAATTTTCTAGACCAGCATCTGAAGGTAACTGATAGGGATGGATCTGGCTAGAATCACCCACATCCAGACGTTTACCCACTGAGACATCATGGGTAAGCTGGTGATTATCAGGTTTTAGTAtcaaatccttttctggagaagaACCTGAAGATTTATTGTCCAAAAAAGATAGTCGGTACCCTTCTCTAGCCATCTTCTCTGGGGATCGGACCGTAGACTGACGAGGAGAGTAGCGTCTAAATTCTAACCACCgccaaggagaaaagaaaagacaaaatacaatGAGAATTCTTCTTGGCTCAGTTAGGGTACCTCTGTTCACTAGGGTACCTGTGTTCACTAGACATACCTCAGTATACCAGAAAAAGTTCTTAGGAAGCAATGgtttataattttgataaatagTAGCATAAAATGATAAAAGGACTTTTAcatggaacaacaacaaaatgtgttGTATGCTGTGTGAACAATAAAGAATCTTTAGCATTCTGAAGATAAATTTCATGTCAACCTAATCCCCTAGGAATTTCCTCCTAAAACTATAGTATCAGAGTTTTCTAGATGCTGTTTTAATGCAGAAATTTTGGTGTACCCCATATGACAATAGTTGTGATCTTCTGTCTTCAGTCTATACACAATAATTGGTAGGTATATGATTTCACAGACTCCTCACAATAAAGCTAAGCCCAATCCCACTCTGAAACTCCAGCCAGAGGTCCTATATTCATACACTGGGAACCAGTATCCTAAGACAATTAAAAGGCAGGGAATCAAAAACCTATGAAAATCCCTAACCAGCTATAAAGCGTTTCTTTCAGACAGCTGTATGTCATTGATAAAGAGTGTCAGAGTAGGGCAAGTAGAAGTCTTTGTGCTCTTTGGAGTTTCCAGAGTTTCATGTGCTTAAAGGGCTTCCTTAGGAAGCATACCTGAGTTAGTCACATTAACTTAAAAGAAGTAGAACCaagcattttttatatttatagcacCTATAGAATATCAATGTTTTACCCAGGGCCAGCCTACACAGTGAGGGAAAGGAACAGTATTTTTATGCAACAAAAAGAATCTAACAACAAGTGATATGATTAGATAATTCAGACTGTGCCTCTTATTGAAGACATTAAAAAAGTGGGATGACACATGTTCTTTAAAGCATCAAAGAGCTTATTAGCTGGTAAGGATTTTCTAGACCAAAATCTAGGAAACAGCAAGAACACACATAGGTAAGTCTAGCACTGAAAGTCACATTTACCCTCAGAAGTTTTAAGATAACAGGGACAGAAGTTCAACATCTACCCAAAGTAAGGAGTATGACAAACCATCCTTACCTCCCATTCCACCCTCACCTACACATTAAGATGGAACCCCAAGTAGAATGCAACCTTCAGAGTAAAAGTAAACTGGAAATAGGTCAGCCCTTGTACTGACTGACAATCCAGGTTTGTATCAACTGAGTGGGCCCAGGGAACCTTGAGCTTTGAGCCTGGATTTAAGTGATCCCAGGATGATAGTGCTggtagaagcaaatgaaaatctgATCTGGAAAGGATACCTTTATGTAAGACtttaaataattcctttaaatagtttttcaaatacatagcaaatagccaaagcaaagaaacaaaaagggaaacAAGACAACATAAGCATGagtagaaaaaaaagacaataaacttCAGGTATCAGAATTTATAGATATAGCCTATGCAAC contains:
- the LRRC36 gene encoding leucine-rich repeat-containing protein 36 isoform X9, with translation MKNCVTDESSASKVNADVDNRIETDSNKGLFIPFPNREIKDSLMSTSAAPGSGIPDQKLDTFPLGTQEVARREIPSDSHQEDEFRRYSPRQSTVRSPEKMAREGYRLSFLDNKSSGSSPEKDLILKPDNHQLTHDVSVGKRLDVGDSSQIHPYQLPSDAGLENYDCHYSHNLSLHGSLGKRPQRIKNYREYSIRPSNDMKATTSHSCGDLLTSLSNPDSSTGRLLKLSSDLYATTHFNSDPALLVNVEQQLSTSLSDVTPAHGSFPNNSALGDSLRTLLLPTGTSEHRENLTKRSLSPSRRGFKQKDNILATLNPKTGFRDATGSEPLSSDLGSLHGLPGNHSPPISARTSHVATVLRQLLELVDKHWNGSGSLLLNKKFLSPARDLLLTLVVPAPSQQWCHSHPEDTSKTFRRREMELKEAGHVVPNDMESLKQKLVRVLEENLVLSEKIKQLEEGAATMIVSGHQSHTYDDLLRKNQQLNMQVACLNQELAQLKKLEETVALLHESQRSLVVTNEYLLQQLNKEQKGYSGKALLPPEKSHHLGRSSPFGKSTLSSSSPVAHDTGQYLIQSVSDSVPEPSLWS